GACATTAACGTGCCGGATCTGTTAAAACGTCTTCAGGATGACGAGGTTCAGGAAGTGATCCTCGCCACTAACCCGAATATTGAAGGGGAAGCAACGGCGATGTATATCTCCCGTCTGCTTCGTCCATCCGGCATTAAAGTGACCCGGATCGCCCACGGTCTGCCGGTAGGAGGAGACCTTGAATATGCTGATGAAGTCACCTTATCAAAAGCGCTTGAAGGGCGCAGGGACGTATAAAGGAGCGCTCTTACATGCTGTTTCGTAAAAAAGGGAAGCTAAAGCAGGAATTCGATGATAAGCTCGTCGATCTCATGCACGACACAAGAGATGAATGGCAGCAGCAAAAAGGACTGGCTGAAATGAGCCTTGAGAAAAGTCCTCAGCTGATCGCTGCAGAAAAAATGGCGGAAGCACGTTATTTCTATTTATTTAAAGAAGCCCGTCACCGGAAAATTGTCATAAAATAATCTTCACACTCATACAATGTGTATACGGACCATCCTATAAAGGGGGAGCGGATACACGTGATCTGGCTGTGGGGAGCAGGGACGCTCATTAC
The window above is part of the Jeotgalibacillus aurantiacus genome. Proteins encoded here:
- a CDS encoding YaaL family protein, coding for MLFRKKGKLKQEFDDKLVDLMHDTRDEWQQQKGLAEMSLEKSPQLIAAEKMAEARYFYLFKEARHRKIVIK